From Halomarina ordinaria:
GGAGCGCGTTCGGACCGGGCGGTCTCTCCCGCGTGGCGCGCCACCGCGAACTCGCGCGCGGCGAGCGCGACGCCCGCCACTGGCACGTCGACTACCTCCTCGGTCACCCCGGCGCCGCCGTCGAGGACGTCGTGACGACCCGCGAGGCCGACGTGGAGTGCGCCGTCGCCCGTGCGCTCGTCGAGGCACTCGCCCCCGTCGGCGGCCTCGGCGCCTCCGACTGCGACTGCCCCACGCACCTCGCCTTCGCCCCCGAGCGCGCGCCCCTCGAACGGGCGGTCCGGGCGGCTCACGGCTGACCGGGACGGTCGGTCGAACCGACGGGTCTTTGCGCGCTGCCCCCCGCGTCTCGGCCGATGAACCTCCGCACCGGCCCCGAGCGCACGGTTCTGGTCGACGTCGACGGGACGCTCTGCGCGAACATCCCGCGGCTCGTCGAGTACGTCGACGAACGATACGGCGTCTCGCTGGCCGAACCCGACATCACCGAGTGGAGCTACCCCGTCGAGGGCACCGACAGGCACGTCGGCGAACTCATCCACGACGCGATGGCCGACCGCCCCGAGGAGTTCCTGCTGTCGATGGACCCACTTCCCGGCGCGGCGGGGGCGATGGCCCGCCTGCGCGACCACGGTCACGAGGTCCGCATCGCCACCCACCGCCCGGCCGAGACGCACCCGGTCACCCGCCGGTGGCTCGACGACCACGACGTCCCCTACGACGCGTTCGTCGAGGAGGTGCCCCCGGACAAGGGGGCGCTCCCGGGTGACCTGCTGGTCGACGACTACCACCTGAACGTCAGGAACGCCCTCGCGGCGGGGAAGGCGGGCGCGCTCTTTCGTCAGCCGTACAGCGACCCGGCGGCCTGCGAGGGTGCCCTCGTCGCCGACTCCTGGCGCGACTTCCTCGGGGCCGTCGGGTTCGAGGCGTGAGCGGTCGAGTCAGTCGTAGGTGTACCCCTCGAAGCGCGTGACGGCGACGCGGACGCCGACGGCCGCCGCGACGCCCGCGAGGACGACGGTGAGTGCGAGGCCGCCGACGAGCGCCGTCGTCTGCGGGAGGCCGACGAGCTCCGAGAGCACGCCGAGGACGCCCGGCGCGCCCACCACCGAGGCGGGCAGGCCCGCGACGCCGAGGACCAGCGAGTAGAGCGCGAAGGCGAACAGGCTGGGGACGACCGCCTGTCGGTTGCGCCCGAGGCGGACCGTCTGGAGGCGCGGGAAGACGCTGCCGACGCCGGCGGCGATACCCGTCGCCGCGAGGGGGAGGACCACCGCCGAGACGCCGACGGCGGCGAGCGCGGCCGGTTCGAGGCCGGCGGCGAGCGCGAGGCCGACGGCGGCGAGCGCCGTCAGCGGGACGCCGACGAGGACCCCGGCGAGACAGACCCCGCCGACGAAGGTCCGGCCGGTGACGGGCGTCGTGAGCGTCACCGGGAGGACCGGTCCCTCGTCGCCGACCGGGTTCAGCGAGAACGCGCTGCCGGTGGCCCACGCGCCGTAGAAGGCGACCAGTGCGGCCAGTCCGGGCGGCACCGTCCCCGTGCGGACGACGTCCGCGAGCGGCGCCCAGAGGAAGAACAGGGGGTAGGCGACGTACTGCAACCGCATGGGGTTTCGCTTCGCGCGCAGCCAGCTCTTTCGCACGACGCGCGCCATCGGCCGGGGGACGAACGTGACGTC
This genomic window contains:
- a CDS encoding GIY-YIG nuclease family protein, whose translation is MTDRGTYTLLVRLDGPATVEFGAAGERALDAGWYAYTGSAFGPGGLSRVARHRELARGERDARHWHVDYLLGHPGAAVEDVVTTREADVECAVARALVEALAPVGGLGASDCDCPTHLAFAPERAPLERAVRAAHG
- a CDS encoding 5' nucleotidase, NT5C type, giving the protein MNLRTGPERTVLVDVDGTLCANIPRLVEYVDERYGVSLAEPDITEWSYPVEGTDRHVGELIHDAMADRPEEFLLSMDPLPGAAGAMARLRDHGHEVRIATHRPAETHPVTRRWLDDHDVPYDAFVEEVPPDKGALPGDLLVDDYHLNVRNALAAGKAGALFRQPYSDPAACEGALVADSWRDFLGAVGFEA